The Francisella salimarina genome has a segment encoding these proteins:
- a CDS encoding membrane lipoprotein, translated as MNSIRDLLSKVFTAYMAGLISGLVIEIIWILVTTHNLNLNEDLKLELYRMMIWGGVWALILVSPFPKNIWVRSAAMALIVILFNYMIRMPYSGDGFFASNAGNDVFYANLIFNCPWALLAGFIYTLASNK; from the coding sequence ATGAATAGCATTAGAGATTTGTTAAGTAAAGTATTTACTGCCTATATGGCAGGATTAATCAGTGGACTGGTTATAGAGATTATTTGGATTTTAGTTACAACTCATAATTTAAACCTAAATGAAGATCTAAAGCTAGAGTTATACCGTATGATGATATGGGGCGGTGTATGGGCATTAATTCTTGTTTCACCATTCCCAAAGAATATTTGGGTAAGAAGTGCTGCTATGGCTTTGATAGTTATACTTTTTAACTATATGATAAGAATGCCTTATTCCGGCGATGGCTTCTTCGCATCAAATGCTGGAAATGATGTGTTTTACGCTAATCTTATATTTAATTGTCCATGGGCTTTGTTGGCTGGATTTATATATACACTTGCTAGTAATAAGTAA